The following coding sequences are from one Chloroflexota bacterium window:
- a CDS encoding Gfo/Idh/MocA family oxidoreductase has translation MAAADQASTRVLRMGIAGLGIASTQILPAFAGRPHLQVAAAADIRPEALKKFAQEFEAETYTSVAEMCASPNVDAVYVCSPNHLHCEHVVAAAKHGKHVIVEKPMGLDLAECERMNSAAERNGVRLLCGHTHSFDAPIQKIQQIVQGGDLGKLRMINTWNFNEFMYRPRMPHELDPKVGGNVVFNQGPHMVDVVRLIGGGMVRSVRAMTGNWDADRKTDGAWCAYLEFEDGTPATLVYNGYGHFDTAEFFWWVGEGGQPRSPETNLRVRRALKESGDETLLKESQRYGGSRTQGREEGGGERHQPFFGLTIVSCEHGDIRQSQDGLIIYGDEKRWEEPVPLGAHGRAAELDELYDAVVNGRPVRHDGRWGEATLEVVLGIMESARRRAEVFMSHQVPTPH, from the coding sequence GTGGCAGCGGCCGACCAGGCGAGCACGCGGGTCCTGCGCATGGGCATCGCGGGGCTCGGGATCGCGAGCACCCAGATCCTCCCGGCCTTCGCCGGCCGGCCGCATCTCCAGGTCGCGGCGGCCGCCGACATCCGGCCCGAAGCCCTGAAGAAGTTCGCGCAGGAGTTCGAGGCGGAGACCTACACCAGCGTGGCCGAGATGTGCGCCAGCCCGAACGTTGACGCGGTCTACGTCTGCAGCCCCAACCACTTGCATTGCGAGCACGTGGTCGCCGCCGCTAAGCACGGCAAGCACGTCATCGTCGAGAAGCCGATGGGGCTCGACCTCGCCGAGTGCGAGCGGATGAACTCTGCAGCGGAGCGGAACGGCGTCCGCCTGCTCTGCGGCCACACCCACAGCTTCGACGCGCCGATTCAGAAGATTCAGCAGATCGTCCAGGGCGGGGATCTCGGTAAGCTCCGCATGATCAACACGTGGAACTTCAACGAGTTCATGTACCGTCCCCGGATGCCGCACGAGCTGGACCCCAAGGTCGGCGGCAACGTGGTGTTCAATCAAGGCCCGCACATGGTGGATGTCGTCCGGCTCATCGGCGGCGGGATGGTCCGCAGCGTGCGGGCGATGACCGGCAACTGGGACGCGGACCGAAAGACGGACGGGGCGTGGTGCGCCTATCTCGAGTTCGAGGATGGCACGCCCGCCACGCTCGTCTACAACGGGTACGGCCACTTCGATACGGCGGAATTCTTCTGGTGGGTGGGTGAAGGTGGACAGCCTCGGTCGCCGGAGACGAATCTCCGGGTGCGCCGCGCGCTGAAAGAATCTGGCGACGAGACGCTCCTCAAGGAGTCACAGCGTTACGGCGGTTCGCGCACCCAGGGCCGGGAAGAGGGTGGTGGCGAGCGCCACCAGCCGTTCTTCGGGCTTACCATCGTGAGCTGCGAGCACGGAGACATTCGGCAGTCGCAAGATGGCCTGATCATCTATGGCGACGAGAAGAGATGGGAGGAGCCTGTTCCCCTCGGAGCGCACGGCCGCGCCGCGGAGCTGGATGAGCTGTACGACGCCGTCGTCAATGGCAGGCCCGTGCGTCACGATGGACGCTGGGGCGAAGCCACGCTCGAAGTCGTGTTGGGCATCATGGAGTCGGCGCGCCGGCGCGCCGAAGTCTTCATGTCCCACCAGGTTCCGACCCCGCATTGA
- a CDS encoding UbiD family decarboxylase, with translation MAVAAKQRVQYRDLREYLDLLEEAGLLTRVTGEVDLKHEIGALCTYGMEHGGPGLIFENVKGYKGKLLVSNIIYSVEQLALAFNTEPDAEKIYSIIVEGHKNRIPSVVLDSGPCKEEKFFGDDVNLLEMPTPWWHELDGGQYIGTAAGVIDRDPDTGILNMGTYRAMIVDKNTLTICGQLSPRVLKNEARGQATKLAIAIGMDPLLTLASGSPVAVDENGYMEYEAAGAWRGAPTELVKCETSDLLVPANAEYIIEGELRPGERHVEGPHGEAGGFYGQNEQAFLIHVDCVTHRRNPVNYGIICLLEEDYPRWLFRSGAFQDRLRRDAPDLPVKRAYLPELGGRGWGGIIVAADIQDPSDARRIVDACWRITPNRWVIVVDDDCDVRNWNEVMWRVVTAVRPREDVFTGKAVHDTLMNGQRSRAEEYDIDSQIPDPTGLNASFKFKFKNLAPINKVSSGLMSKAAARWRELGLP, from the coding sequence GTGGCCGTGGCGGCAAAGCAGCGCGTGCAATATCGAGACCTACGCGAGTACCTAGACCTCCTGGAGGAGGCCGGGCTCCTCACCCGGGTCACGGGCGAGGTTGACCTGAAGCACGAGATCGGGGCGCTCTGCACCTACGGAATGGAGCACGGCGGTCCAGGCCTCATCTTTGAGAACGTAAAGGGCTACAAGGGCAAGCTGCTTGTCAGCAACATCATCTACAGCGTGGAGCAGCTCGCCCTCGCATTCAATACCGAGCCCGACGCCGAAAAGATCTACTCGATCATCGTCGAGGGTCACAAGAATCGCATCCCGTCGGTGGTGCTGGACTCGGGCCCGTGCAAAGAGGAGAAATTCTTCGGCGACGACGTGAATCTGCTGGAGATGCCAACGCCCTGGTGGCACGAGCTCGATGGCGGCCAGTACATCGGGACGGCCGCCGGCGTGATCGACCGCGATCCAGACACCGGCATCCTCAACATGGGCACCTACCGCGCGATGATCGTCGATAAGAACACGCTGACCATCTGCGGGCAGCTCAGCCCGCGAGTCCTCAAGAACGAGGCGCGCGGTCAGGCGACGAAGCTGGCGATCGCCATCGGCATGGATCCCCTGCTGACCCTCGCCTCTGGCAGCCCGGTGGCCGTCGACGAGAACGGCTATATGGAGTACGAGGCCGCGGGCGCATGGCGCGGCGCGCCGACGGAGCTGGTCAAGTGCGAGACGAGCGATCTCCTCGTTCCCGCGAACGCCGAGTACATCATCGAGGGGGAGCTTCGGCCGGGCGAGCGCCACGTCGAAGGGCCGCACGGCGAGGCCGGCGGATTCTACGGCCAGAACGAGCAGGCGTTCCTGATCCACGTCGACTGCGTGACCCATCGCCGCAATCCCGTGAACTACGGCATCATCTGCCTGCTGGAAGAGGACTACCCGCGCTGGCTCTTTCGCTCCGGGGCGTTCCAGGATCGGCTTCGGCGCGATGCGCCGGACCTTCCGGTCAAGCGCGCGTATCTCCCGGAGCTCGGCGGCCGGGGCTGGGGCGGCATCATCGTCGCGGCCGATATCCAGGATCCGAGCGACGCCCGGCGCATCGTCGACGCTTGCTGGCGAATCACTCCCAACCGCTGGGTGATCGTCGTCGACGACGATTGCGACGTGCGGAACTGGAACGAAGTCATGTGGCGGGTCGTCACGGCGGTTCGACCCCGAGAAGACGTCTTCACCGGGAAGGCGGTCCACGACACGTTGATGAACGGGCAGCGGTCGCGCGCCGAAGAGTACGACATCGATAGCCAGATCCCCGACCCGACGGGGCTCAACGCTTCGTTCAAGTTCAAGTTCAAGAACCTGGCCCCCATCAACAAGGTGAGCAGCGGCTTGATGAGCAAGGCTGCCGCCCGGTGGCGCGAGCTGGGGCTGCCATGA
- a CDS encoding Rieske 2Fe-2S domain-containing protein: MLTQEQNELLTRTGPGTPGGDLLRRYWQPAALSEELPAGGAPVPIRLLGEDLVLFRESSTDSGQPGRPGLLGLHCPHRGADLSYGRLEDGGIRCIYHGWLFDVNGKCLEQPGEPAGSTFHERIRQTSYPCHEAGGMIFAYLGPGEPPLFPSYEFLHVPEGNRYVTKTVYECNYLQGNEGNIDPAHLSFLHRFLREDPNTARPATLSTNGNVSSNELFGRDPAPTIEIEQTDFGIRIFALRDAGDDDRYVRVSNFIYPNLSAFAGGGRGDGYGVNWHVPIDDERHWKYMINFNRKQPLDGAEARRGIGIEIGPDYRLRRSRENRYLQDREEMKTRSFIGLGSFFHVHDAMATEGPGRIQDRTQEHTGYTDKAIVMQRLLLLKAINDVQEGRDPPHVIRTQGANNLGHIGAVDVVVPNSEDWRSIWKRYLPYDQ, translated from the coding sequence ATGCTGACCCAGGAGCAAAACGAGCTGCTGACGCGCACCGGTCCTGGCACGCCGGGCGGCGACCTGCTGCGGCGATACTGGCAGCCGGCCGCCCTCTCCGAGGAGCTGCCGGCGGGCGGAGCGCCGGTACCCATTCGCCTGCTGGGTGAGGACCTCGTTCTGTTTCGTGAGTCTTCGACCGACTCGGGCCAGCCCGGACGGCCTGGGCTTCTCGGCCTGCACTGTCCCCACCGCGGTGCGGATCTGAGCTACGGTCGCCTGGAGGATGGCGGGATTCGCTGCATCTATCACGGCTGGCTGTTTGACGTGAACGGCAAGTGCCTGGAGCAGCCCGGCGAGCCCGCGGGCTCGACGTTCCACGAGCGGATTCGCCAGACGTCGTACCCCTGCCACGAGGCCGGGGGGATGATCTTCGCGTACCTCGGGCCGGGCGAGCCGCCCCTGTTCCCCAGCTACGAGTTTCTCCACGTTCCGGAGGGCAATCGCTACGTCACCAAGACGGTCTACGAGTGCAACTATCTCCAGGGAAACGAGGGCAACATCGACCCCGCGCACCTCTCGTTCCTCCACCGGTTCCTTCGGGAGGACCCGAACACCGCCCGCCCCGCGACCCTCAGCACGAACGGTAACGTTTCATCCAACGAGCTGTTCGGCCGCGATCCGGCGCCGACCATCGAGATCGAGCAGACGGACTTCGGGATCAGAATCTTCGCGCTGCGCGACGCGGGAGACGACGACCGCTACGTGCGTGTGTCCAACTTCATCTATCCGAACCTCTCCGCCTTCGCGGGCGGCGGGCGCGGCGACGGATACGGGGTGAACTGGCACGTGCCCATCGACGACGAGCGGCACTGGAAGTACATGATCAACTTCAATCGGAAGCAGCCGCTCGACGGCGCGGAAGCGCGCCGCGGGATCGGGATCGAGATCGGCCCGGACTACCGTCTCCGACGCAGCCGCGAGAACCGGTACCTGCAGGACCGGGAGGAAATGAAGACGCGCAGCTTCATCGGCCTGGGGAGCTTCTTCCACGTTCACGACGCCATGGCGACGGAAGGGCCCGGCAGGATCCAGGACCGCACGCAGGAGCACACGGGCTACACGGACAAGGCGATCGTGATGCAGCGGCTCTTGCTCCTCAAGGCGATCAACGACGTGCAGGAGGGCCGTGACCCGCCCCACGTGATTCGCACGCAGGGGGCGAACAATCTTGGACACATCGGAGCCGTCGACGTCGTGGTTCCGAACTCCGAGGACTGGCGAAGCATCTGGAAGCGGTACCTCCCATACGATCAGTGA